The nucleotide window AAACCATTTCTTTGTTTGTATTAAGAACTTCGCGCGCTTTTTCGAGTTGGCTTGTTTTAATTAAAAATTTGAGTAAATAGCTAATTGGTGGAATTAACGCGCTTTCTTTTGCGACCATGGGATAGCCTTTATCGAAGCATTCTTGGGCTTTCTCCTTCTCGCCGAGTTCCCAATAAGCTAAAGACATCATAGCATATGTTTGATGAGGAATTTCATGACAACATTGCATTTCTTCGATGATTGGTTGTGCCATTTTCTTCGCGTTTTTAAAATCATTCATAAAGAAATAGTAATAAACTTGATTTTGTGCTTCACAGATGGGGCAATAATTTGATAAATCTGCTTCTGTAGAAATCCATTGTTTAAATCTTTTTTGTGCTTCAGCTACTTCCCCCATCCGCATTGCGGCAAATGTAGAAGCTTTATAGCAAGGGCGTAATGAATAATTTTTTTGTTCATGTTTTAGTTTCAGGTCATTTAAAAGGCTATCAATTTGTGTTTTTGATACATCTTCAAAAGTAGGAACTCGTTCACCAAACCATGTGTATTTCCAAAGAAAATCTTCCGTATCAATGTAATATACATCGTTGTCTGCATCTTCCCATTTTTTGATTATCCAATAAAATGCTTGCAATTGTTTTTTTGAAAAACCCATAGTTAAACAAGTTTCAACCAACAAATCACGAGCATAAATACCACTGGGTACATCCTTACATTTATCTGCGGCGGTAATTAGTTGCTCTAATAAATTCACTTTTTCAGATGTGTCTGCCATTTTCCAAACTGTTTCTAAGTCTTGTAAATAATTCATGTTTGTTCCTCCTGAAGTATCTCTAAGTTTTGTGAAACAAGTTTAGTAAGCATTTAAGCAATCTTGATAATAACTATTTTCATTACGCGCATCAAACTTCGCTGTTAAAGCTTCCGTCATTTCCACTAAATCTGCTTCTTTTTCCCGGTCGAAAAGGGGATAGGCTGCTTGTAAGAAAATAAGACGGTCTAATCCACCCTCGGCTTGGAGAACGATTTCCAGATTGGTATCGATGACTTCGCGTGCTTTTTCGGTTTGATTAGTAGCTACTAAATACCTAAGCAATTGGCCAAGTGGCGGAATTAAGGAACTTTGTTGTTCCACAAGTGGATAACCTTTATCAAAGCATTGTTGTGCCATTTCCGCATCTCCAAGTGCTAAATAGGTAAGAGCCATAATACCATATGTTAAATGAGGAACCTCTGCGCAACGCTGTTTTCCTTCAATAATTGGTTTCGCTTTTTTCTTCGCTGCTTCATAATCTTTCACGAAATAATAATAGTGTAACTTATCTTGCCGCTCACAAACAGTGCAGTCATTTAAGACATCTTCCTTCGTGTTGCTCCACTTTTCAAATAGTTCTTTCGCTTTTTTTACATCACCCATCCGCATTGCCGCAAGGGTACACACTTTATAGTAAGGTCGTAGTGAATAATTTTCTTGTTCAAATTTAACTCTCATATCATCCAAAAGTCCGTCAATTTGCGCTTTCGATACTTCATCAAAAGTCGGAACATGTTCGCTAATCCATTTATATTTCCAAAGAAGATCTTCTGAGTCAATATAGACATCGTTGTCTTCATCTTCCCATTTGCTAATTAACCAACTAAAAGCTTGTAGTTGTTTTTTCGGGAAGCCAGCATCTAAACAAGTTTCAATCAACATATCGCGAGCATCCATGCCACTTTCTACATCATTATGCGCATCTGCTCCAGTAATGATTCGTTCTAAGATTTTAATTTTTTCAGGCGTATCTTCCATGCCCCAAACTGTTTTCATATCATTTAAGTAATCCATCATTTTGCCTCCTACAGCATCTCTAAGATTCGCAACATATTTTGATTCATTAATTCCATTTCCTTACGTTTAAGCGGATAATGCCCTAACAGTAAGGCTTGGATGTAAAGTACATTCACAATCACGGACAATTCATTCACGCTTTTTCCAGAGCTGAAAAGTCGTTTAATCAG belongs to Listeria swaminathanii and includes:
- a CDS encoding tetratricopeptide repeat protein, which gives rise to MDYLNDMKTVWGMEDTPEKIKILERIITGADAHNDVESGMDARDMLIETCLDAGFPKKQLQAFSWLISKWEDEDNDVYIDSEDLLWKYKWISEHVPTFDEVSKAQIDGLLDDMRVKFEQENYSLRPYYKVCTLAAMRMGDVKKAKELFEKWSNTKEDVLNDCTVCERQDKLHYYYFVKDYEAAKKKAKPIIEGKQRCAEVPHLTYGIMALTYLALGDAEMAQQCFDKGYPLVEQQSSLIPPLGQLLRYLVATNQTEKAREVIDTNLEIVLQAEGGLDRLIFLQAAYPLFDREKEADLVEMTEALTAKFDARNENSYYQDCLNAY